From one Micromonospora siamensis genomic stretch:
- a CDS encoding S1 family peptidase — protein sequence MRPTRSSLRRAVTAAVAGTLVVGSLLGAPAQAAPAAAASPDAAATLAAKLGDRAAGTYADASGKMVVAVTDAAAARQVRAAGATPKLVTRGAAQLAGATAELERSAKIPGTAWWTDPATNQVVVSYDSTVTGAKLERVKAAAARANGAVRLVSEGGVLSKRISGGQAIYTGGYRCSLGFNVRSSSGTKYFITAGHCTNLGSNWYSNSSQTTLLGTRAGTSFPGNDYGIVRYSNQTTTQPGNVYLYNGSYQDITTAGNAYVNQSVKRSGSTTGVHSGTVTATGATVNYAEGSVSGLIRTTVCAEGGDSGGSLFAGSTALGLTSGGSGNCSSGGTTYFQPVTEVLSVYGVSVY from the coding sequence ATGCGACCCACGAGGTCATCGCTCCGCCGCGCCGTCACCGCCGCCGTCGCCGGAACCCTGGTCGTCGGCTCGTTGCTGGGCGCCCCCGCCCAGGCGGCGCCCGCCGCAGCCGCGTCCCCCGACGCCGCCGCCACCCTGGCTGCCAAGCTGGGCGACCGCGCTGCCGGCACGTACGCCGACGCCAGTGGCAAGATGGTCGTGGCCGTCACCGACGCCGCCGCCGCCCGCCAGGTCCGGGCCGCCGGCGCCACCCCCAAGCTGGTCACCCGCGGCGCCGCGCAGCTGGCCGGCGCCACCGCCGAGCTGGAGCGCTCGGCCAAGATCCCCGGTACCGCCTGGTGGACCGACCCGGCCACCAACCAGGTCGTCGTCTCCTACGACAGCACCGTCACCGGCGCCAAGCTGGAAAGGGTGAAGGCCGCCGCGGCCCGCGCCAACGGCGCCGTGCGGCTGGTCTCCGAGGGTGGCGTGCTGAGCAAGCGCATCTCCGGCGGCCAGGCCATCTACACCGGCGGCTACCGCTGCTCGCTCGGCTTCAACGTCCGCAGCAGCTCCGGCACCAAGTACTTCATCACCGCCGGGCACTGCACCAACCTGGGCAGCAACTGGTACTCCAACTCCAGCCAGACCACCCTGCTCGGCACCCGGGCCGGCACCAGCTTCCCGGGCAACGACTACGGCATCGTCAGGTACAGCAACCAGACCACCACCCAGCCCGGCAACGTCTACCTGTACAACGGCAGCTACCAGGACATCACCACCGCGGGCAACGCGTACGTCAACCAGTCCGTGAAGCGGTCCGGCAGCACCACCGGCGTGCACAGCGGCACGGTGACCGCCACCGGCGCCACCGTGAACTACGCCGAGGGCAGCGTCTCCGGCCTGATCCGCACCACGGTCTGCGCCGAGGGCGGCGACAGCGGCGGCTCGCTCTTCGCCGGCAGCACCGCCCTGGGCCTCACCTCCGGCGGCAGCGGCAACTGCTCCTCCGGCGGCACCACCTACTTCCAGCCGGTCACCGAGGTGCTCAGCGTCTACGGCGTGAGCGTCTACTGA
- a CDS encoding MFS transporter produces MSASEKQTAEASAWAPLRIAAFRSLWLAVLASNIGTWMQTVGMHSVEQGPLLNTAPGAAGAPPAGGRAPPRRPPAARRGRSGRRRRPVRR; encoded by the coding sequence GTGAGCGCCTCCGAGAAACAGACCGCCGAAGCGTCCGCGTGGGCGCCGCTGCGGATCGCCGCCTTCCGCAGCCTCTGGCTCGCCGTGCTGGCCAGCAACATCGGCACCTGGATGCAGACCGTCGGCATGCATTCGGTAGAGCAGGGGCCCCTTCTCAACACCGCGCCCGGCGCAGCCGGAGCACCACCAGCAGGGGGCAGAGCGCCTCCGCGCCGGCCGCCAGCCGCTCGGCGAGGCCGATCCGGTCGCCGCCGCCGACCAGTTCGACGGTGA
- a CDS encoding DUF998 domain-containing protein gives MRVVPPWALISAATAPTLLIGGWTLAAARQPGGFDAVTGTISALAGHDATDRWIMTVALAGLGLCHLVTAAGLRPARPAGRALLALGGAATLAVAALPLPAGGGSSAPHATAAAVAFGALALWPALAVAGRRAPDRAAGLSTGTGTTAAAALLLLVGWFTVELVGGGDRIGLAERLAAGAEALCPLLVVLRLRRARC, from the coding sequence GTGCGCGTCGTACCCCCGTGGGCCCTGATCTCCGCCGCGACCGCCCCGACGCTGCTGATCGGCGGTTGGACGCTGGCGGCCGCCCGCCAGCCCGGCGGCTTCGATGCGGTCACCGGCACGATCAGCGCCCTCGCCGGGCACGACGCGACCGACCGGTGGATCATGACGGTCGCGCTGGCCGGCCTCGGCCTGTGCCACCTCGTCACGGCGGCCGGGCTGCGGCCCGCGCGCCCGGCTGGCCGGGCGCTGCTCGCCCTCGGCGGCGCGGCCACCCTCGCGGTGGCGGCCCTGCCGCTGCCGGCCGGGGGTGGCTCGTCGGCGCCGCACGCGACGGCCGCCGCGGTCGCGTTCGGCGCCCTCGCGCTCTGGCCGGCGCTCGCCGTCGCCGGCCGCCGCGCGCCCGACCGGGCCGCCGGACTCTCCACCGGCACGGGTACGACCGCAGCGGCGGCGCTGCTGCTCCTGGTCGGCTGGTTCACCGTCGAACTGGTCGGCGGCGGCGACCGGATCGGCCTCGCCGAGCGGCTGGCGGCCGGCGCGGAGGCGCTCTGCCCCCTGCTGGTGGTGCTCCGGCTGCGCCGGGCGCGGTGTTGA
- the hisS gene encoding histidine--tRNA ligase: MSKPTPISGFPEWTPAQRMIEQFVLDRIRATFELYGFAPLETRSVEPLDQLLRKGETSKEVYLLRRLQADADGPAGDDALGLHFDLTVPFARYVLENAGKLQFPFRRYQIQKVWRGERPQEGRYREFLQADIDIVDRDTLPAHYEAEMPLVIGDALRSLPIPPVRIQVNNRKICEGFYRGIGLTDPEATLRAVDKLDKIGPAKVAELLAETVGASEAQAKAVLALAEISAPDASFADAVRALGVDDPLLDEGVAELTAVMETAVAHSPGLCVADLRIARGLDYYTGTVYETQMVGYERFGSVCSGGRYDNLASSGNVRFPGVGISIGVTRLLGLLFGAEALSVSRSVPTCVLVAVAAEDDRPASNRVAEALRSRGVPTEVSPSAAKFGKQIRYAERRGIPFVWFPGADGAGDEVKDIRSGEQVAAAAGEWMPPRADLKPLVS, encoded by the coding sequence ATGAGCAAGCCCACGCCCATCTCCGGCTTCCCGGAGTGGACGCCCGCCCAGCGGATGATCGAGCAGTTCGTGCTGGACCGGATCCGCGCGACCTTCGAGCTGTACGGCTTCGCGCCGCTGGAGACCCGGTCGGTGGAGCCACTGGACCAGCTGCTGCGCAAGGGGGAGACGTCCAAGGAGGTCTACCTGCTGCGCCGGTTGCAGGCGGACGCCGACGGGCCGGCCGGTGACGACGCGCTCGGCCTGCACTTCGACCTGACCGTCCCGTTCGCCCGCTACGTGCTGGAGAACGCGGGCAAGCTCCAGTTCCCGTTCCGCCGCTACCAGATCCAGAAGGTGTGGCGGGGCGAGCGCCCGCAGGAGGGGCGCTATCGCGAGTTCCTCCAGGCCGACATCGACATCGTCGACCGGGACACCCTGCCGGCCCACTACGAGGCGGAGATGCCGCTGGTGATCGGCGACGCGCTGCGCTCGCTGCCGATCCCGCCGGTGCGGATCCAGGTCAACAACCGCAAGATCTGCGAGGGCTTCTACCGGGGCATCGGGCTGACCGACCCGGAGGCGACCCTGCGCGCCGTGGACAAGCTCGACAAGATCGGCCCGGCGAAGGTGGCCGAGCTGCTGGCGGAGACCGTCGGGGCGAGCGAGGCGCAGGCCAAGGCGGTGCTGGCGCTGGCGGAGATCTCCGCGCCGGACGCCTCCTTCGCCGATGCGGTGCGCGCGCTGGGGGTGGACGACCCGCTGCTCGACGAGGGCGTCGCCGAGCTGACCGCCGTGATGGAGACCGCGGTCGCCCACTCGCCCGGGCTCTGCGTGGCCGACCTGCGGATCGCCCGGGGCCTCGACTACTACACCGGCACCGTCTACGAGACGCAGATGGTCGGCTACGAGCGGTTCGGTTCGGTCTGCTCCGGTGGTCGATACGACAACCTGGCCAGCTCGGGCAACGTCCGCTTCCCGGGCGTGGGCATCTCGATCGGGGTGACCCGGCTGCTCGGCCTGCTCTTCGGCGCCGAGGCGCTGTCGGTGTCCCGCAGCGTGCCGACCTGCGTGCTGGTGGCGGTCGCCGCCGAGGACGACCGTCCGGCGAGCAACCGGGTGGCCGAGGCGCTGCGGTCGCGGGGCGTACCGACCGAGGTGTCGCCGAGCGCGGCGAAGTTCGGCAAGCAGATCCGGTACGCCGAGCGGCGGGGCATCCCGTTCGTCTGGTTCCCGGGGGCCGACGGCGCGGGCGACGAGGTGAAGGACATCCGCTCGGGTGAGCAGGTGGCCGCGGCGGCGGGGGAGTGGATGCCGCCCCGGGCGGACCTGAAGCCGCTGGTCAGCTGA
- a CDS encoding MBL fold metallo-hydrolase: MLVAGFPADAFGTNCYVVATAPGEQCVVVDPGIGVLDQLDAVLAEHRLHPAAVLLTHGHLDHTFSVAPVCGARGITAYLHPADREMLADPAKALSMDLTQLFGGRLPYTEPDDVAELTDGAVLRMAGLEITVDHAPGHTGGSVMFRMPGAGSPWEAEQLCLSGDVLFAGSIGRTDLPGGSNEAMLASLRDKVLPLADDTVVLPGHGPATTIGRERVRNPYLVEVAGSGGARPAPTRGL; the protein is encoded by the coding sequence GTGCTCGTGGCCGGCTTTCCCGCGGACGCCTTCGGCACCAACTGCTACGTGGTGGCCACCGCGCCGGGGGAGCAGTGCGTGGTGGTCGATCCCGGCATCGGGGTGCTCGACCAGCTCGACGCGGTCCTCGCCGAGCACCGCCTGCACCCGGCCGCCGTGCTGCTCACCCACGGCCACCTGGACCACACCTTCTCCGTCGCCCCGGTCTGCGGCGCCCGCGGGATCACCGCCTACCTGCACCCGGCCGACCGGGAGATGCTGGCCGACCCGGCCAAGGCGCTCTCGATGGACCTCACCCAGCTGTTCGGCGGTCGCCTGCCGTACACCGAGCCCGACGACGTCGCGGAGCTGACCGACGGCGCGGTGCTGCGGATGGCCGGCCTGGAGATCACCGTCGACCACGCCCCCGGCCATACCGGCGGGTCGGTGATGTTCCGGATGCCCGGCGCGGGTTCGCCGTGGGAGGCCGAGCAGCTCTGCCTCTCCGGCGACGTGCTCTTCGCCGGCTCGATCGGGCGCACCGACCTGCCGGGCGGCAGCAACGAGGCGATGCTGGCCAGCCTCCGGGACAAGGTCCTCCCGCTGGCCGACGACACCGTCGTGCTGCCCGGCCACGGACCGGCCACCACCATCGGCCGGGAGCGTGTGCGCAACCCGTACCTCGTCGAGGTGGCGGGCTCCGGCGGCGCGCGACCGGCACCCACCCGCGGCCTGTAG
- a CDS encoding PaaI family thioesterase has protein sequence MTQTQDPARSRTFSWSDPAAGAAHVGRRGGLELLRAMIAGELAAPPIMHLIDMARMEADEGRVAVELVPQEFHYNPLGTVHGGVISTLLDTAAACAVHTTLPAGVGYTSLDLNVKFLRAVTVASGTLRCEGNVLQRGRRTALAEARLTDAKGRLIAHATSSCLLFPLDTPA, from the coding sequence ATGACACAGACGCAGGACCCGGCGCGCAGCCGTACCTTCTCCTGGTCCGACCCGGCGGCGGGGGCGGCCCACGTCGGTCGGCGCGGCGGCCTGGAACTGCTCCGCGCGATGATCGCCGGAGAGCTGGCCGCCCCGCCGATCATGCACCTGATCGACATGGCTCGGATGGAGGCCGACGAGGGGCGGGTCGCCGTCGAGCTGGTGCCGCAGGAGTTCCACTACAACCCGCTCGGCACCGTACACGGCGGGGTCATCTCCACCCTGCTGGACACCGCCGCCGCCTGCGCCGTGCACACCACGCTGCCGGCCGGCGTCGGCTACACGTCGCTGGACCTCAACGTGAAGTTCCTCCGCGCGGTCACCGTGGCCAGCGGCACCCTGCGCTGCGAGGGCAACGTGCTGCAACGCGGCCGGCGCACCGCCCTGGCCGAGGCGAGACTGACCGACGCGAAGGGCCGCCTGATCGCCCACGCCACCTCCAGCTGCCTGCTCTTCCCGCTCGACACCCCCGCCTGA
- a CDS encoding acyl-ACP desaturase yields MTAPLSQTALLLELEAVVEKNLDRHLSMAKEWFPHEYVPWSEGRTFDGPLGGQAWAETDSTIPDVARTALIVNLLTEDNLPSYHHEIATLFGRDGAWGNWVHRWTAEEGRHGTAIRDYLTVTRAVDPVALERARMTHMSAGYVNAHGDEVLHSLAYVSFQELATRISHRNTGRVTGDPACEALLARVAADENLHMVFYRNLLAAGFELAPSQAMRAVADVLADFQMPGAGIDGFARKSVAIALAGIYDLRQHRDEVVAPVLRQWNVFEVTGLDADGEAARDQIAAHLDALETAASRFEEKRAARAARLAAAR; encoded by the coding sequence ATGACCGCCCCGTTGAGCCAGACCGCCCTGCTCCTGGAACTCGAAGCCGTGGTGGAGAAGAACCTCGACCGGCACCTCTCGATGGCCAAGGAGTGGTTCCCGCACGAGTACGTGCCGTGGAGCGAGGGCCGCACGTTCGACGGCCCGCTCGGCGGGCAGGCGTGGGCCGAGACCGACTCGACCATCCCCGACGTGGCGCGTACCGCGCTGATCGTCAACCTGCTCACCGAGGACAACCTGCCCTCGTACCACCACGAGATCGCCACCCTCTTCGGTCGGGACGGCGCGTGGGGGAACTGGGTGCACCGGTGGACCGCCGAGGAGGGCCGGCACGGCACCGCCATCCGCGACTACCTGACGGTGACCCGGGCGGTGGACCCGGTGGCCCTGGAGCGGGCCCGGATGACCCACATGTCCGCCGGCTACGTCAACGCGCACGGCGACGAGGTGCTGCACTCCCTGGCGTACGTCTCGTTCCAGGAGCTGGCGACCCGGATCTCGCACCGCAACACCGGCCGGGTGACCGGCGACCCGGCGTGCGAGGCGCTGCTGGCCCGGGTGGCCGCCGACGAGAACCTGCACATGGTCTTCTACCGCAACCTGCTCGCGGCCGGTTTCGAGCTGGCGCCGAGCCAGGCTATGCGGGCGGTGGCCGACGTGCTGGCCGACTTCCAGATGCCGGGCGCCGGCATCGACGGCTTCGCCCGCAAGTCGGTGGCGATCGCGCTGGCCGGCATCTACGACCTGCGCCAGCACCGCGACGAGGTGGTCGCTCCGGTGCTGCGGCAGTGGAACGTGTTCGAGGTGACCGGCCTGGACGCCGACGGCGAGGCCGCCCGCGACCAGATCGCCGCCCACCTCGACGCGCTGGAGACCGCGGCCTCCCGCTTCGAGGAGAAGCGCGCCGCCCGGGCCGCCCGCCTCGCCGCCGCCCGCTGA
- a CDS encoding SGNH/GDSL hydrolase family protein, whose translation MTLVRRALATLAGATALVLLAAGPAPAATTPPPNSMASMGDSITRGFNACGWYSDCTSRSFSTGDYSSVNSHYLRIRAVNPTIQGRNYNDARTGAKSADMYGQAGSAVSQGAEYVTMLIGANDACTGSESTMTPVSTYRANIDSALNRIKAGLPNARVAVISVPDIYRLWYVGKGSSSARSTWSLFGICQSMLANPTSTNQTDVDRRARVRQRVVDYNTQLAQACAAYGANCDFDDNAVFNYPFALSQVSTWDYFHPNTSGQAVLATISYASGFGW comes from the coding sequence ATGACCCTCGTCCGACGCGCGCTCGCCACACTCGCCGGCGCCACCGCCCTCGTCCTGCTCGCCGCCGGCCCCGCCCCGGCCGCCACCACACCCCCGCCCAACTCGATGGCCAGCATGGGTGACTCGATCACCCGCGGCTTCAACGCCTGCGGCTGGTACTCCGACTGCACCTCCCGGTCGTTCAGCACCGGCGACTACTCCAGCGTGAACAGCCACTACCTGCGCATCCGGGCGGTCAACCCGACGATCCAGGGCCGCAACTACAACGACGCGCGCACCGGCGCCAAGTCCGCCGACATGTACGGCCAGGCTGGCAGCGCGGTGAGCCAGGGCGCCGAGTACGTCACGATGCTGATCGGCGCGAACGACGCCTGCACCGGCTCCGAGTCGACGATGACCCCGGTGAGCACCTACCGGGCCAACATCGACAGCGCGCTGAACCGGATCAAGGCCGGCCTGCCCAACGCCCGGGTCGCGGTGATCAGCGTGCCGGACATCTACCGCCTGTGGTACGTGGGCAAGGGCAGCAGCAGCGCCCGGTCCACCTGGTCGCTCTTCGGGATCTGCCAGTCCATGCTGGCCAACCCCACCTCCACCAACCAGACCGACGTCGACCGGCGGGCCCGGGTACGCCAGCGGGTGGTCGACTACAACACCCAGCTCGCCCAGGCCTGTGCCGCGTACGGCGCGAACTGCGACTTCGACGACAACGCGGTGTTCAACTACCCGTTCGCCCTGAGCCAGGTCTCCACCTGGGACTACTTCCACCCGAACACCAGCGGCCAGGCGGTGCTGGCCACCATCTCGTACGCCAGCGGGTTCGGCTGGTAG
- a CDS encoding winged helix-turn-helix transcriptional regulator — translation MRPAALDWSVENCTIARAMEILGERWTLVVLREVFNGVRRFDDMRVRTGIPRQVLTNRLATLVEHGLLRREPYREPGARERHEYRLTDKGLDLWPVLVAVLGWGDRYLADPEGSPLSVGHRDCGAEVHVELRCAAGHEVGTPRDVVPRPGPGARRRADGDRPRAAVED, via the coding sequence ATGAGACCCGCGGCACTGGACTGGTCGGTGGAGAACTGCACCATCGCCCGCGCGATGGAGATCCTCGGCGAGCGGTGGACGCTGGTCGTGCTCCGCGAGGTCTTCAACGGCGTACGCCGCTTCGACGACATGCGGGTGCGCACCGGCATCCCCCGGCAGGTGCTCACCAACCGACTCGCCACCCTGGTCGAGCACGGGCTGCTGCGCCGTGAGCCGTACCGCGAACCGGGCGCCCGCGAGCGCCACGAGTACCGGCTCACCGACAAGGGGCTGGACCTGTGGCCGGTGCTGGTCGCCGTGCTGGGCTGGGGCGACCGTTACCTGGCCGACCCGGAGGGCTCGCCGCTCAGCGTCGGGCACCGCGACTGCGGCGCCGAGGTGCACGTCGAGCTGCGCTGCGCCGCCGGGCACGAGGTGGGCACCCCGCGCGACGTGGTGCCCCGGCCGGGGCCGGGCGCGCGTCGGCGCGCGGACGGGGACCGCCCGCGCGCCGCCGTGGAGGACTGA